A section of the Penaeus chinensis breed Huanghai No. 1 chromosome 17, ASM1920278v2, whole genome shotgun sequence genome encodes:
- the LOC125033994 gene encoding cleft lip and palate transmembrane protein 1-like protein isoform X1 yields the protein MATGYTLPSLTTVICGVFTAYIIHSAWTLGQLFMPPSCPEYSECLHPLIAQEPKFQLLAFTSQKKMPEYATDLRLVHRVHQFDYLKEQEELVEVLLPKRVRNNGSLYLHIFLTSPSVDPEDWGSVVKDDLAVYAMAHLTKYHIPEAATINLLGGEEKKQKPQSGRKRPVTHFQSLIVFNILTDPVSLPRNAVPYDIGRSLRLDSNGQYLPIMYVDSLSARLRDLVEVDSSMKETNLTLKYSPISYGKIRLWMQFEAALHPMAHLGFSDKDLDEVKGIFSDTNLYFLCVTFLVAALHMLFDFLAFKNDISFWRGRKTMEGISSSTVAWRAFSQIIIFLYLLDESTSMLVLVPTGIGGVIELWKVTKAFHIKFDSWRPKVTSARTSGENTTEKLDSEGIKYLSYLMCPLLVGLAVYSLLYTPHKSWYSWVITCLVNGVYAFGFLFMLPQLFINYRLKSVAHLPWRAFMYKAFNTFIDDLFAFIITMPTAHRVACFRDDVVFVIYLIQRWLYPVDKKRVNEYGESGEQPKKKED from the exons ATGGCAACAGGCTACACTCTTCCCTCCCTGACCACTGTAATCTGCGGAGTATTTACAGCTTACATTATCCATTCTGCCTGGACCCTGGGACAGCTTTTCATGCCACCATCTTGTCCAGAATATTCTGAATGTTTACACCCTCTTATTGCTCAGGAACCAAAATTTCAG CTCTTAGCCTTTACATCTCAGAAAAAGATGCCAGAATATGCTACAGACCTCAGACTGGTGCACAGGGTACATCAGTTTGATTATTTAAAGGAACAAGAAGAGTTAGTAGAGGTTCTATTACCTAAAAGAGTCAGAAATAATGGCTCcttatatcttcatatattcttAACTTCACCCTCAGTTGACCCAGAG GATTGGGGTAGTGTAGTCAAAGATGATCTCGCTGTGTATGCTATGGCTCACCTTACGAAGTATCATATTCCTGAAGCTGCGACAATTAATTTACTTGgtggagaagagaag AAGCAAAAACCCCAATCAGGGAGAAAAAGACCAGTCACTCACTTCCAGTCACTGATAGTGTTTAACATTCTTACTGATCCTGTTAGTCTTCCTCGTAATGCTGTGCCATATGATATAGGTCGCTCTCTCAG GTTGGATTCCAATGGACAGTACCTCCCAATCATGTATGTGGATAGTCTTAGTGCACGCTTAAGAGATTTGGTGGAAGTAGATTCTTCAATGAAAGAGACAAACTTGACTCTAAAATACAGCCCAATATCATATGGAAAAATAAG ATTATGGATGCAGTTTGAAGCTGCACTGCATCCTATGGCACATTTAGGATTCTCAGATAAGGACTTGGATGAAGTGAAGGGCATTTTCTCAGATACAAACCTTTACTTCTTATGTGTAACTTTTTTGGTTGCAGCCTTACAT ATGCTGTTTGATTTCTTGGCATTCAAGAATGACATATCTTTTTGGCGAGGAAGAAAGACAATGGAAGGAATTTCTTCATCTACAGTTGCTTGGCGAGCTTTCTCACAGATCATCATTTTCTTGTACTTATTAGATGAAAGTACCAGCATGTTGGTATTAGTTCCCACTGGCATAGGTGGAGTCATAGAG CTATGGAAAGTGACCAAGGCCTTCCATATCAAATTTGATAGCTGGAGGCCTAAGGTTACAAGTGCAAGAACCTCTGGTGAGAACACTACGGAGAAGCTTGACTCTGAAGGCATAAAATACCTTAGCTACTTGATGTGTCCCCTGCTTGTGGGGCTGGCTGTATATTCACTACTGTATACACCACACAAAAG CTGGTATTCGTGGGTGATCACCTGCCTTGTGAATGGAGTTTATGCTTTTGGGTTCCTCTTCATGCTACCACAATTGTTCATTAACTATAGACTGAAGAGTGTAGCCCACCTTCCTTGGCGAGCATTCATGTACAAG GCATTTAACACCTTCATAGATGATCTGTTTGCATTCATCATCACAATGCCTACTGCCCACAGAGTAGCTTGTTTCAGAGATGATGTGGTATTTGTGATTTACCTCATACAAAGATG
- the LOC125033994 gene encoding cleft lip and palate transmembrane protein 1-like protein isoform X2, whose product MATGYTLPSLTTVICGVFTAYIIHSAWTLGQLFMPPSCPEYSECLHPLIAQEPKFQLLAFTSQKKMPEYATDLRLVHRVHQFDYLKEQEELVEVLLPKRVRNNGSLYLHIFLTSPSVDPEDWGSVVKDDLAVYAMAHLTKYHIPEAATINLLGGEEKQKPQSGRKRPVTHFQSLIVFNILTDPVSLPRNAVPYDIGRSLRLDSNGQYLPIMYVDSLSARLRDLVEVDSSMKETNLTLKYSPISYGKIRLWMQFEAALHPMAHLGFSDKDLDEVKGIFSDTNLYFLCVTFLVAALHMLFDFLAFKNDISFWRGRKTMEGISSSTVAWRAFSQIIIFLYLLDESTSMLVLVPTGIGGVIELWKVTKAFHIKFDSWRPKVTSARTSGENTTEKLDSEGIKYLSYLMCPLLVGLAVYSLLYTPHKSWYSWVITCLVNGVYAFGFLFMLPQLFINYRLKSVAHLPWRAFMYKAFNTFIDDLFAFIITMPTAHRVACFRDDVVFVIYLIQRWLYPVDKKRVNEYGESGEQPKKKED is encoded by the exons ATGGCAACAGGCTACACTCTTCCCTCCCTGACCACTGTAATCTGCGGAGTATTTACAGCTTACATTATCCATTCTGCCTGGACCCTGGGACAGCTTTTCATGCCACCATCTTGTCCAGAATATTCTGAATGTTTACACCCTCTTATTGCTCAGGAACCAAAATTTCAG CTCTTAGCCTTTACATCTCAGAAAAAGATGCCAGAATATGCTACAGACCTCAGACTGGTGCACAGGGTACATCAGTTTGATTATTTAAAGGAACAAGAAGAGTTAGTAGAGGTTCTATTACCTAAAAGAGTCAGAAATAATGGCTCcttatatcttcatatattcttAACTTCACCCTCAGTTGACCCAGAG GATTGGGGTAGTGTAGTCAAAGATGATCTCGCTGTGTATGCTATGGCTCACCTTACGAAGTATCATATTCCTGAAGCTGCGACAATTAATTTACTTGgtggagaagagaag CAAAAACCCCAATCAGGGAGAAAAAGACCAGTCACTCACTTCCAGTCACTGATAGTGTTTAACATTCTTACTGATCCTGTTAGTCTTCCTCGTAATGCTGTGCCATATGATATAGGTCGCTCTCTCAG GTTGGATTCCAATGGACAGTACCTCCCAATCATGTATGTGGATAGTCTTAGTGCACGCTTAAGAGATTTGGTGGAAGTAGATTCTTCAATGAAAGAGACAAACTTGACTCTAAAATACAGCCCAATATCATATGGAAAAATAAG ATTATGGATGCAGTTTGAAGCTGCACTGCATCCTATGGCACATTTAGGATTCTCAGATAAGGACTTGGATGAAGTGAAGGGCATTTTCTCAGATACAAACCTTTACTTCTTATGTGTAACTTTTTTGGTTGCAGCCTTACAT ATGCTGTTTGATTTCTTGGCATTCAAGAATGACATATCTTTTTGGCGAGGAAGAAAGACAATGGAAGGAATTTCTTCATCTACAGTTGCTTGGCGAGCTTTCTCACAGATCATCATTTTCTTGTACTTATTAGATGAAAGTACCAGCATGTTGGTATTAGTTCCCACTGGCATAGGTGGAGTCATAGAG CTATGGAAAGTGACCAAGGCCTTCCATATCAAATTTGATAGCTGGAGGCCTAAGGTTACAAGTGCAAGAACCTCTGGTGAGAACACTACGGAGAAGCTTGACTCTGAAGGCATAAAATACCTTAGCTACTTGATGTGTCCCCTGCTTGTGGGGCTGGCTGTATATTCACTACTGTATACACCACACAAAAG CTGGTATTCGTGGGTGATCACCTGCCTTGTGAATGGAGTTTATGCTTTTGGGTTCCTCTTCATGCTACCACAATTGTTCATTAACTATAGACTGAAGAGTGTAGCCCACCTTCCTTGGCGAGCATTCATGTACAAG GCATTTAACACCTTCATAGATGATCTGTTTGCATTCATCATCACAATGCCTACTGCCCACAGAGTAGCTTGTTTCAGAGATGATGTGGTATTTGTGATTTACCTCATACAAAGATG